Proteins from a single region of uncultured Sunxiuqinia sp.:
- a CDS encoding sigma-70 family RNA polymerase sigma factor produces the protein MRIEEKRDNNWFQSVFKEHYQYVRNFIYYLSGDLTITDDLAQDVFLVLWEERFNVKQKTVQSYLFAIARNHYFKHHRKKKIHLNFSSSLITMHENESPEYLMELKEFDQKLQFAIALLPEKNQSHFFNEPD, from the coding sequence ATGAGGATTGAAGAAAAACGTGACAATAATTGGTTTCAGTCGGTATTTAAGGAACATTACCAATATGTTCGAAATTTCATTTACTACCTTTCGGGAGACTTGACTATTACCGATGATCTAGCTCAGGATGTTTTCCTTGTTTTGTGGGAAGAACGATTCAACGTCAAGCAAAAAACTGTTCAGTCTTATCTTTTCGCTATTGCGCGAAATCATTACTTCAAGCATCATCGCAAGAAAAAGATTCATCTCAATTTTAGTAGTTCGCTAATCACAATGCACGAAAATGAATCACCGGAATATTTGATGGAGCTGAAAGAGTTCGATCAAAAACTGCAATTCGCTATAGCCCTGCTACCCGAAAAAAAC